A window of the Falco rusticolus isolate bFalRus1 chromosome 1, bFalRus1.pri, whole genome shotgun sequence genome harbors these coding sequences:
- the DRG1 gene encoding developmentally-regulated GTP-binding protein 1 yields MSGTLAKIAEIEAEMARTQKNKATAHHLGLLKARLAKLRRELITPKGGGGGGPGEGFDVAKTGDARIGFVGFPSVGKSTLLSNLAGVYSEVAAYEFTTLTTVPGVIRYKGAKIQLLDLPGIIEGAKDGKGRGRQVIAVARTCNLILIVLDVLKPLGHKKIIENELEGFGIRLNSKPPNIGFKKKDKGGINLTATCPQSELDTETVKSILAEYKIHNADVTLRSDATADDLIDVVEGNRVYIPCIYVLNKIDQISIEELDIIYKVPHCVPISAHHRWNFDDLLEKIWDYLKLVRIYTKPKGQLPDYTSPVVLPYCKTTVEDFCMKIHKNLIKDFKYALVWGSSVKHNPQKVGKDHTLEDEDVIQIVKK; encoded by the exons ATGAGCGGCACGCTGGCGAAGATCGCGGAGATCGAGGCTGAG ATGGCGCGGACGCAGAAGAACAAGGCCACGGCTCACCACCTGGGGCTGCTGAAGGCCCGCTTGGCCAAGCTGCGCCGGGAGCTCATCACCCCTaagggcggcggcggcggcggccccggggaAG gttttgatgTTGCAAAGACAGGTGATGCCAGAATTGGCTTTGTGGGTTTTCCGTCAGTGGGGAAATCTACTCTTCTAAGTAATCTTGCTGGTGTATACTCTGAAGTGGCAGCGTATGAATTCACTACACTAACCACCGTGCCTGGAGTCATTAGATACAAAGGAGCAAAGATACAG CTACTTGATCTCCCAGGAATTATTGAAGGTGCCAAGGATGGTAAAGGCCGAGGACGGCAAGTCATTGCAG TTGCTCGAACCTGTAATCTTATTCTGATTGTTCTGGATGTGCTGAAACCACTCGGtcacaaaaaaatcatagaGAATGAACTGGAGGGATTTGGAATTCGTCTGAATAGCAAGCCCCCCAAtattggctttaaaaaaaaggataaaggaGGCATTAATCTTACAGCCACA TGTCCTCAGAGTGAGCTGGATACTGAAACAGTGAAGAGCATCTTAGCAGAGTATAAAATTCACAATGCTGATGTCACACTGCGCAGCGACGCCACTGCTGATGACCTAATTGACGTTGTTGAAGGGAACAG GGTTTACATCCCATGCATTTATGTCCTAAACAAAATTGACCAAATTTCCATTGAGGAACTAGATATTATTTACAAAGTACCCCACTGTGTACCAATATCTGCTCATCATCGCTGGAACTTCGATGATCTGCTGGAGAAAATTTGGGACTACTTGAAGCTAGTTCGAAT CTACACCAAACCTAAAGGGCAGCTCCCAGACTACACCTCGCCTGTGGTACTACCTTACTGCAAGACCACAGTGGAGGATTTTTGCATGAAGATCCATAAAAATCTCATTAAGGACTTTAAATA tGCACTGGTCTGGGGTTCATCTGTTAAACACAATCCTCAGAAAGTTGGTAAAGACCATACTCTTGAAGATGAGGATGTTATTCAGattgtgaaaaaataa